From the genome of Leguminivora glycinivorella isolate SPB_JAAS2020 chromosome Z, LegGlyc_1.1, whole genome shotgun sequence, one region includes:
- the LOC125241471 gene encoding S-formylglutathione hydrolase isoform X2: MQHIKEEFHNKLKMGAIEEVSSNKIFGGYQKVYSHESSELKCKMNFSIYLPPQAEGGDVKLPVIFYLSGLTCNEQNFITKSGFQRYAAEHGIIVVGPDTSPRGVKVPGDDESWDFGVSAGFYLDATQEQWSKNYRMGSYVNKELYELIQQAFSNVVDPKRFGIMGHSMGGHGALVSTLRNPGLYKSVSAFAPICNPSACPWGVKAFTGYLGEDKSKWVEWDATELVKKYDGPPLTLLIDQGSADKFYVEKQLLPENLVEACRSAGVPIILNLREGYDHSYYYISTYLNEHFEFHAKILKA, translated from the exons ATGCAGCATATCAAAGAGGAATTTCACAAC AAACTAAAAATGGGTGCCATTGAAGAAGTATcttctaacaaaatatttggGGGTTATCAAAAGGTGTACTCCCATGAGTCTTCAGAACTAAAATGCAAAATGAATTTCTCAATCTACCTGCCGCCTCAAGCCGAGGGTGGTGATGTAAAGCTTCCAGTTATCTTCTATCTATCCGGCCTCACGTGCaatgagcaaaattttattaccaAGTCTGGTTTCCAAAG ATATGCTGCTGAGCATGGCATCATTGTTGTGGGCCCTGATACATCTCCCAGAGGAGTGAAGGTACCAGGTGATGATGAATCATGGGATTTTGGTGTATCTGCTGGATTTTACTTAGATGCTACTCAAGAGCAATGGTCCAAAAACTACAGAATGGGCAGTTATGTGAACAAAGAGTTGTATGAATTGATTCAGCAAGCTTTTAGCAATGTTGTTGACCCTAAGAGGTTCGGCATAATGGGGCACAG CATGGGAGGTCATGGTGCTTTAGTTTCCACTCTGAGAAACCCTGGTTTATACAAGTCTGTGAGCGCATTTGCGCCTATCTGTAACCCATCCGCCTGCCCATGGGGAGTAAAGGCCTTTACTGGATACTTGGGTGAAGACAAGAGCAAATGGGTTGAATGGGATGCTACTGAGCTTGTCAAGAAATATGATGGTCCTCCACTAACACTCCTCATTGATCAG GGAAGTGCAGACAAATTTTACGTTGAGAAACAACTCCTACCCGAGAATTTAGTCGAGGCCTGCCGCTCGGCCGGAGTACCTATAATCCTGAACCTACGAGAAGGATATGATCACTCTTACTACTATATTTCGACCTACCTCAATGAACATTTCGAGTTCCATGCAAAGATACTCAAGGCCTAA
- the LOC125241471 gene encoding S-formylglutathione hydrolase isoform X1 encodes MAKLSLFLVRLSFLFRLKKLKMGAIEEVSSNKIFGGYQKVYSHESSELKCKMNFSIYLPPQAEGGDVKLPVIFYLSGLTCNEQNFITKSGFQRYAAEHGIIVVGPDTSPRGVKVPGDDESWDFGVSAGFYLDATQEQWSKNYRMGSYVNKELYELIQQAFSNVVDPKRFGIMGHSMGGHGALVSTLRNPGLYKSVSAFAPICNPSACPWGVKAFTGYLGEDKSKWVEWDATELVKKYDGPPLTLLIDQGSADKFYVEKQLLPENLVEACRSAGVPIILNLREGYDHSYYYISTYLNEHFEFHAKILKA; translated from the exons atggctaagctttcattatttttagtaAGGTTGTCGTTTCTATTTCGTTTaaag AAACTAAAAATGGGTGCCATTGAAGAAGTATcttctaacaaaatatttggGGGTTATCAAAAGGTGTACTCCCATGAGTCTTCAGAACTAAAATGCAAAATGAATTTCTCAATCTACCTGCCGCCTCAAGCCGAGGGTGGTGATGTAAAGCTTCCAGTTATCTTCTATCTATCCGGCCTCACGTGCaatgagcaaaattttattaccaAGTCTGGTTTCCAAAG ATATGCTGCTGAGCATGGCATCATTGTTGTGGGCCCTGATACATCTCCCAGAGGAGTGAAGGTACCAGGTGATGATGAATCATGGGATTTTGGTGTATCTGCTGGATTTTACTTAGATGCTACTCAAGAGCAATGGTCCAAAAACTACAGAATGGGCAGTTATGTGAACAAAGAGTTGTATGAATTGATTCAGCAAGCTTTTAGCAATGTTGTTGACCCTAAGAGGTTCGGCATAATGGGGCACAG CATGGGAGGTCATGGTGCTTTAGTTTCCACTCTGAGAAACCCTGGTTTATACAAGTCTGTGAGCGCATTTGCGCCTATCTGTAACCCATCCGCCTGCCCATGGGGAGTAAAGGCCTTTACTGGATACTTGGGTGAAGACAAGAGCAAATGGGTTGAATGGGATGCTACTGAGCTTGTCAAGAAATATGATGGTCCTCCACTAACACTCCTCATTGATCAG GGAAGTGCAGACAAATTTTACGTTGAGAAACAACTCCTACCCGAGAATTTAGTCGAGGCCTGCCGCTCGGCCGGAGTACCTATAATCCTGAACCTACGAGAAGGATATGATCACTCTTACTACTATATTTCGACCTACCTCAATGAACATTTCGAGTTCCATGCAAAGATACTCAAGGCCTAA
- the LOC125241470 gene encoding presenilins-associated rhomboid-like protein, mitochondrial: protein MFYRNVRYAAELTNTCKSGLLQLYSNPNSYARVGFRQSIHSARRSGRRPTFKNDPLENIQIESGPLHISSLFRPFAFTIGVSVASLTGCVIWEYENLRQHAAKYLRKPGTWLSSQQRKILAQSRSEPGPIRKWWSSLNDNEKVFFPILGANLLVFGAWRIRALQPTMVKYFCSNPSGGSVCLPMILSTFSHYSTLHLAANMYVLHSFMPAALASLGKEQFVAMYVTGGVVSSFTSILYKVATKQPGLSLGASGAIMAVLAYVCMQYPDTRLSIIFLPMYTFAAGTAIKVIMSVDLAGVIMGWKVFDHAAHLGGALFGIAWCLWGNSHIWGNRDKFLQYYHTLRKTDGR, encoded by the exons ATGTTTTATAGAAATGTTCGGTATGCAGCCGAGTTGACAAACACTTG taaatcCGGATTGCTGCAACTTTACTCCAACCCGAACAGTTATGCACGAGTTGGTTTCCGACAGTCAATTCACAGTGCACGAAGGAGCGGACGACGGCCTACTTTCAAAAATGATCCCCTCGAAAACATACAGATAGAATCAGGACCACTTCACATTAGCTCACTTTTTAGACCCTTTGCATTCACCATAGGG GTTTCTGTTGCTAGTCTTACTGGATGTGTCATCTGGGAGTATGAGAACTTACGCCAGCATGCTGCCAAATATCTGCGAAAGCCTGGTACCTGGCTTAGTTCTCAACAGAGAAAGATACTGGCACAAAGT AGATCTGAACCAGGACCCATTCGAAAATGGTGGAGTTCACTGAATGATAATGAGAAAGTCTTTTTTCCTATTCTTGGCGCAAATCTACTAGTTTTTGGAGCATGGCGGATACGGGCTTTACAACCGACAATGGTCAAGTACTTCTGTTCAAACCCTTCTGGTG gcAGTGTGTGCTTACCTATGATATTATCTACATTTAGCCATTATTCCACCTTACATTTGGCTGCAAACATGTATGTCCTTCATAGTTTTATGCCAG CTGCCCTGGCGTCATTAGGGAAGGAGCAGTTTGTTGCCATGTACGTAACTGGCGGAGTGGTCAGTAGCTTCACCAGCATCTTGTACAAGGTGGCCACCAAGCAACCAGGTCTCAGTCTTGGTGCT TCAGGAGCAATCATGGCAGTGCTGGCATACGTTTGCATGCAGTATCCTGATACTAGGCTGAGCATCATATTCTTGCCTATGTACACATTTGCAGCAGGCACT GCTATAAAAGTCATAATGAGCGTAGACTTGGCGGGAGTTATTATGGGGTGGAAGGTGTTCGACCACGCTGCTCATCTTGGCGGAGCCCTGTTCGGGAT AGCGTGGTGTCTTTGGGGCAACAGTCATATCTGGGGTAATCGAGATAAATTCCTGCAGTATTACCATACCCTACGTAAAACTGATGGCAGGTAG
- the LOC125241471 gene encoding S-formylglutathione hydrolase isoform X3, which produces MGAIEEVSSNKIFGGYQKVYSHESSELKCKMNFSIYLPPQAEGGDVKLPVIFYLSGLTCNEQNFITKSGFQRYAAEHGIIVVGPDTSPRGVKVPGDDESWDFGVSAGFYLDATQEQWSKNYRMGSYVNKELYELIQQAFSNVVDPKRFGIMGHSMGGHGALVSTLRNPGLYKSVSAFAPICNPSACPWGVKAFTGYLGEDKSKWVEWDATELVKKYDGPPLTLLIDQGSADKFYVEKQLLPENLVEACRSAGVPIILNLREGYDHSYYYISTYLNEHFEFHAKILKA; this is translated from the exons ATGGGTGCCATTGAAGAAGTATcttctaacaaaatatttggGGGTTATCAAAAGGTGTACTCCCATGAGTCTTCAGAACTAAAATGCAAAATGAATTTCTCAATCTACCTGCCGCCTCAAGCCGAGGGTGGTGATGTAAAGCTTCCAGTTATCTTCTATCTATCCGGCCTCACGTGCaatgagcaaaattttattaccaAGTCTGGTTTCCAAAG ATATGCTGCTGAGCATGGCATCATTGTTGTGGGCCCTGATACATCTCCCAGAGGAGTGAAGGTACCAGGTGATGATGAATCATGGGATTTTGGTGTATCTGCTGGATTTTACTTAGATGCTACTCAAGAGCAATGGTCCAAAAACTACAGAATGGGCAGTTATGTGAACAAAGAGTTGTATGAATTGATTCAGCAAGCTTTTAGCAATGTTGTTGACCCTAAGAGGTTCGGCATAATGGGGCACAG CATGGGAGGTCATGGTGCTTTAGTTTCCACTCTGAGAAACCCTGGTTTATACAAGTCTGTGAGCGCATTTGCGCCTATCTGTAACCCATCCGCCTGCCCATGGGGAGTAAAGGCCTTTACTGGATACTTGGGTGAAGACAAGAGCAAATGGGTTGAATGGGATGCTACTGAGCTTGTCAAGAAATATGATGGTCCTCCACTAACACTCCTCATTGATCAG GGAAGTGCAGACAAATTTTACGTTGAGAAACAACTCCTACCCGAGAATTTAGTCGAGGCCTGCCGCTCGGCCGGAGTACCTATAATCCTGAACCTACGAGAAGGATATGATCACTCTTACTACTATATTTCGACCTACCTCAATGAACATTTCGAGTTCCATGCAAAGATACTCAAGGCCTAA